The sequence TCTTTGTTGCCGTCACCATCTTCCTTGCTTTCTCTCCTTCTCAAAACGCTTCTTCTCCTTGGTTCACCAACATCTTCTCCTCTTCCACTCTTCCCACCGCTCCTTCCTCCTACAAATCACAGTTATCTTCCGTTTTCTCTTACTTCTTCAACACCACTTCTTCTGATCATGATGATAATAGTAACAATCCTTTTTACCCTCCTGATCCAATCACCAACACTACTTCTTCTTTTACTTCTACTTCTAGATCTGCCAATGCCACTTCTCAAACTCATGATAACACAACAAGAGCAGAGCCACTTCAACCTGCAACAACCGCTTTACACAACACCACTCTTGTAACTtccaccaccaacaccaccaaCAATTCTTCTCAATCTCATGCTGACAACTTCAAGGTAAAGCCACCACCCCTTAAGCAAGAATCAGATGCTGCAAATCACACAAGCAAAACCGGTGGAGCCAAAGGTGAAACCACGGCGAATCTAACTTCAAATGCTGTTTCAGCACCTGCACCTGCTGCAAGCCATGTTCCGGTGGGGACACCTCATCAGAATCTGAGTTCTGGTTCTGCTCCTGTGAAGGACAATTATTCCGTGAAGGGTGTTGTGTCAGGGAATTACACGGCTTCCCTGGCGAAGAAGCAGAGTTATGATGAATTGATGGAGTCACTTGCCAAGTGTGATTTTTTCCATGGAGAATGGGTTAAGGATGATAGTTACCCTCTCTACAAACCGGGTTCTTGCCCTCTGATCGATGAACAGTTCAATTGTATTGGGAATGGAAGGCCTGACAAAGATTATCAGAAGTATAAGTGGAAGCCCAAGGATTGCACCCTCCCAAGGTATCTCAACCTCTTGAATCTGGGGTTCTGTTGTTCTATTTAGTGGTTTCATGATTTAATATATTAGATTTCAAAGTTTATGATTTGATGAATGTTTCTGTTTTTAATTGTTCTAGATgcttctgaatttttttttcttcccttttggggTCCCAATTTGGTTGAATTGATGAGCTGATATCTGTGTGGATATGCAATTTGTTGATCTTGCTTTTATAGGATGGATGCACATCGGATGCTGGATTTGTTGAGAGGGAAAAGATTGGTTTTTGTTGGTGATTCACTCAATAGGAATATGTGGGAGTCTATGATTTGCATACTGAGAAATGCTGTAAAGGATAAGAAGAAGGTTTATGAAGTAAATGGAAGAGTCCATTTCAGAGGGGAAGCCTCTTATTCATTCATATTCGAGGTAAGTGTTCAATTCTTTCTGCCTAGATCTTTTACTATTTTTCCAATCTGGTTTTTGTTATTCTTATACTCAGTGTTGGTTTTTGCATGATGGCCTTGTAGGATTATAACTTCACAGTGGAGCTTTTTGTATCACCATTCTTGGTTCAAGAGTGGGAAATGCCAGACAAGAACGGAACGAAGAAGGAAACGCTTCGTCTCGATTTAGTTGGCAGATCTTCAGATCAATATAAAGATGCAGATATCATTGTCTTCAACACTGGTCATTGGTGGACTCATGATAAAACTTCCAAAGGGTAAGTATTGCAATTTCTATGAAATTAGGCCAACTTTGCTTTGTGTTTTTCATAATATGCCTTTGTGTTCTATGCTAATTTGATCTCTTTTTTTGTCCATGAAAATTTCCAGGAAGGACTATTACCAAGAAGGTAGCCATGTCTATAATGAACTAAACGTCCTCGAGGCATTCCGAAGAGCGATAACTACTTGGAGCAGGTGGGTTGATGCCAAGGTAAACCCATCCAAGTCTATGGTCTTCTTCAGAGGCTACTCTGCTTCCCATTTCAGGTAAATTGATTATGGTGATCTCTCACATTACTTGATTTGCACTTAGTTGAGAGACTTCTCTGATCATAGAAACTTTTCTATTTTGAATCATGCTTACTGCAGTGGTGGACAATGGAATTCGGGTGGAGCATGTGATAGTGAAACCGTGCCTATAGACAATGAGAAGTACCTAACAGAATACCCTCCTAAAATGAGAGTTTTGGAGAATGTGCTGAAGAATATGAAAACTCATGTATCTTACCTTAACATCACTCGAATGACGGATTTCCGGAAGGATGGTCATCCCTCCATATACAGGAAGCAAAACTTGTCACCGGAGGAAAGGAAATCGCCGTTGAGATTCCAAGACTGCAGTCACTGGTGCCTTCCGGGGGTTCCGGATGCATGGAATGAGATCCTCTATGCTGAACTTCTGGTGAGGCAGTACAAAAAAAAGCAACAGCAGAAGAAAGCATAGGTATTAAACCAATCATCACCAATGTTCTTCCCCACAATGAGTTTAAGCTGAAAGCTTAAGCTTTATACAGATGCAATATACCATTTTTGTCCCATCCATTTTCTTGGATAGGGAAAGCAAGATTCCATATAGAGAATTCCATTTCCACATCTACATTTTCCAAGGTTCATATAGTTAATGTCAAGTGCAAagatatatacacatatataaattAAGATATGTGATTACCTTGAAACTCTGCAATAAATTTGTCCATATGAGAAGCTTAGGTTTGTAAGGCTGGTGGTGTTTGTTATTGCAAATCATCTCCTTGCATTGAAGGGTTGATCCTATTGTACATCTCAAATCAATtagattttgtttatttttaatgtaatcaaattatttaaatataatacgTTCTTGGGGGTTCTATATAGTTGATTAATTTATCTGACTGCTTGTTGATTTGAAATATGATGTTAATTAGATGCAATATGGTTTGCTATAAGATACAATGGTTTTTATTTGATCCACAGTCAATTCTAGATGCCATGAATAAGATTGGTTTTATTAGGAACGATGCAATGGGGTCcgataatttaataatatagatTAGAGTAAAGCCACAATTAGATCTTCGAACATTTTGACTTTAGACTAATTAGTCATTGAGAAAAAAAAGTATCAACTAGGTCTTCCACAATAGTAAATAGTGGATATGTATATCTTTTTCTCTAGGAATAGTGCGAAACAAAACGGAATTGTCCATATATTTCGTTTTTTACAATGGTACATATCTCACTGCTGTCACATGAGCATGGAAACAATGTAGTTTTAGACAATGAAATTTTATTATCTTAGCTATTTATTTATCACAAATTCTACTAAAACAAATGAAATTTTTCTCCAAAAATTATTATCTACACAATCTTTCATAAATAGATACATCAGAGTAGTTAACGGTACTATCGTGGAGAAccaaattgatattttttttcagAGATTAATTACtccaaaatcaaaatttttagaAATCTAATTGTCATTTACTCTATAGATTATAACAAACTTATATTAAACTAAAATCGTTGGCCTGTGTGAAAAGCAGTCTTTGTTGGTCAGTTAAAAACATTGAATTTGAATGGGTGCCTTAATCCACATTGTAAAGTGGAACTTTATCTTCCTCATCAACACATGGAACCTTGACTATTGCAATTGCAATTGCATGTCAATGCATTGCATAGTAGCttgtacttttctttcttttcattttttctaaaacaaaaaaaagtcgTAAACCTTCGAGTATCTGTACCATATTGGATTAAAGGACACGTTGGTTGAATGGGTTATGATCCGTGAATATTAGCTATAAACTCAGTTACTTAATACTTATGCTGGGTAATCCCTGTTTCTTCATATTATCAGCAAGTTAGGCCAATAGATCGTGTACAACTTTACCTTAAAACGATAAATTAGACATCTATGGTTAAGATTTACAGATTTACGGTCCAGCGAAGCACGTGTACGATGTGAGAAAAATAGTCTTTGCCACTAACAAAGCATTGAATGATGGAAGCATATAGTTGGACACTCGTATAGTTGTAAAATTTAGCATGACGATCATAACAAGGTATGTGCAACACGTGAAATTAACAAATACCTAACATAACTAATTAATAAACTCACGTCATGTGTCAAATGAAACAACATGCTTGTTGGAAACTTGGGATATCAAACAACAATGTaggaaaaattagaagaaaatagctaaaacagagtttttggaacttgagtttctttttttttttttggtaagagTATGGGCTGGAAAACCCAACTCACAAAAAAGCACAACCAACATAAGGCACATACGTTGAGtttcttttattctctttttgGGACTGGAAGTTGAGCTAAGTTTTGGTCCACTTTTTGTGTTGAAATGGGCCAAGcccatattaaaaaattaaaaaaataagggaAAAAGGTCCCTAGACAgtgcttaaaaaaaaaaatcccaaaaaaaaaaaaacaaaaatatcattNNNNNNNNNNNNNNNNNNNNNNNNNNNNNNNNNNNNNNNNNNNNNNNNNNNNNNNNNNNNNNNNATTATTATTTTtacttacaaaaaaaaaaaaaaagaaattaggatttttaaTTTTCAGTGTACATCTTGAAACGAGTACGATGAAAAATACATTTTTGtatcaaaacaaaaacatattttaAGCTTCGGAgcttattgaaaaataataatttaaagctTTTAATACATTGCatataaatttttgtttttttttttatttatgactaTGTTTGTTTGAATTGAGAACGAGTGAGCCTCAAGACACCTtgatttaatgagattttaatttctttttcacttGTGAATGTGTTTATTCTTTATAGTTTTTGTTCTTTAAAAAATgatcttattttagtttattcAATTATGAGAAGTGATACTCATAGAGAGGGAGTGAAAAAGAGAGAAAGTTAGAGAatgtttagtttattttattataaagttGGTTTCCTTAGACAAAGCTTGGGCATGTTGCTAAAtgggaaaagaaaagaaggaagcAAGTGTTTGCATAAAtgagaaattaagaagaaaataGGGTGGTTTTTTTTGGCAGTGGGAGTGACAGTGCGCAGTTAAGAGGCTGCTTCATTAAAGAATGACAAGCCAACAATGAAGCCGTAGAGCTAAGTTGACCTTATTATATATGCATGGTTATTGGTGATCACCATAACTTATtgctcttaattaattaattattttagctACCATCCAACACCTATATAACCTACCTACATGCATGCTGCATATATAGCTACCCATTAGCTTCTATATGGGTCAACAACATAATTTATTTGATTGACAAAACAATACagaatttttagggtttcatTAATAAACTATTTAAAATGCTCCAATTATGTCTAGCTTTTGGTATTATTCAATAGAAATTTTTGGGccaataaattttagtattttttgttattatttgatCAATATcaatattaaattatatttaataaataaattttattaatctatGTATATAAAATTCTgataaataaatacaaataaaaatatttactcaTAATAATGTAATATATTATTCATTATTCAATTGtattaaaaaagaaaactaaattgtaaaattatattttataaaagactaaaagacaaatatatatatattttttatctatCATTTACGTGGAGTTATCTATATCTATAAGACTTATGTAAAGTgtaaaataaatcaaaacttttaatctATTATCATATAGCTCAGGCAAAATTACATCCTTTGAAAATACTAAAATGATTGTTTAAATAATTGGACCataaaactaaattaatttaGATTAAAAACAAATGACCTTTTCTTCCGTTGAAGCATAACCAAATCAAAGTGGTAaccataaaaaactaaaaaccagACATAAATGGCATTATCCTCGGCATATACGACTCATATatgcatatataaatatatatatataggtataGAATAGTAGCAGTCAGAGGAGAGGACACAAAGACAGGTCTCACTCGGAACCAAATATTTGGTTGAAAAAACAGATCATGGTGTATCTTATCATAATCTGACAAATATTAATATTACCCACTTCATCTTATACTACATAGCCTGATGTATAGGCAAACATAGAGGGGGGCCTTTGTAATAGCACCACCCTCCAT is a genomic window of Arachis ipaensis cultivar K30076 chromosome B06, Araip1.1, whole genome shotgun sequence containing:
- the LOC107645403 gene encoding protein trichome birefringence — translated: MAEATKYSPIGAASNNNLNLGTDLKTLFPVLKTRRAVTFAYAFTIFFVAVTIFLAFSPSQNASSPWFTNIFSSSTLPTAPSSYKSQLSSVFSYFFNTTSSDHDDNSNNPFYPPDPITNTTSSFTSTSRSANATSQTHDNTTRAEPLQPATTALHNTTLVTSTTNTTNNSSQSHADNFKVKPPPLKQESDAANHTSKTGGAKGETTANLTSNAVSAPAPAASHVPVGTPHQNLSSGSAPVKDNYSVKGVVSGNYTASLAKKQSYDELMESLAKCDFFHGEWVKDDSYPLYKPGSCPLIDEQFNCIGNGRPDKDYQKYKWKPKDCTLPRMDAHRMLDLLRGKRLVFVGDSLNRNMWESMICILRNAVKDKKKVYEVNGRVHFRGEASYSFIFEDYNFTVELFVSPFLVQEWEMPDKNGTKKETLRLDLVGRSSDQYKDADIIVFNTGHWWTHDKTSKGKDYYQEGSHVYNELNVLEAFRRAITTWSRWVDAKVNPSKSMVFFRGYSASHFSGGQWNSGGACDSETVPIDNEKYLTEYPPKMRVLENVLKNMKTHVSYLNITRMTDFRKDGHPSIYRKQNLSPEERKSPLRFQDCSHWCLPGVPDAWNEILYAELLVRQYKKKQQQKKA